GGAGTGATTACTCTCTGGAACTACTGGGGCATGTCCATGCCGCTTCTTGACCAACCCGGCACGGACAGCCGCCACGCGGAGTTCGCGTCGCCGTCCCTGGCCCAGCTCTTGAGCACCAGGCCGCGGACCTCGCCGCGCACCTGGAGACGCCAGCTCGGCCCGCCGCCCTGGAGCCGCTCGGGATCGACGGTCGCGGCCATGCCGTGGCGGCCCGTCCGGCGCACCTCCAGCGGCACCCGGCGACGGCCGTCGCTGAGCCACAGGTCGACCTTGCTCACCTTGCGGTCGACCCGGTGGAACGCGACCTGGCCGCGCAGGTGGTACTCGGCGCCGGTCCAGGTGCACTCCTCGACCCTGGCGACCAGCCTGACCTCGTCGCGGGCGTCGAACACCTCGTCGGGGATGCGGAGCCGGCGGCGTTTGCGGAAGAACGGGTAGTCGCCGTACCAGTTGGTGGTGCGCCGGCCGCGCGGAACGATGCGGGTGCCGTCCTCGCAGGCGCGCCGGAACTCTCGCACCTGCCGCAGCTCGTCCACCATGCCGCGCCTGATCAGGTGCAGCTCCAGGCGGCGCAGCGACGGCGCGGTGGCCAGCGCCCTCGGGCTCAGCGTGGTCAGCCACGCGTCGGCCAGCTGCAGCAGCGGCCCGCTCTCCTCGCACGCCTCCAGCGCCTGGAACAGGAAGATGATGTCCTTCTCCAGCACCAGCGCGTCGAAGCCGTCGAGCAGCTCGGGCGCCCGCTCGTCGAGGAAGGCGCGGACCGAGCGGATGGCCGCCAGGCGCTCGTACAGGTTGGGCAGCTCGGCCCGGCGCTGCGTGATCGAGGTCTCCCCCGCGTCGCGCTTGCGCCAGTGGTAGACCACGTCGCCGATCATGTCCACGCTGGTGGCCAGGACGTGCGCCTGCATGGCGACGGGCACGTCCTCGTAGATGCCCGGGGCGAACGCCAGACCGCCGCGCTCCCAGAAGTCGCGCCGGTAGACCTTGTTCCAGACCGTGCGGTCCCTGACGAGGACCTGCTTGTCGGTGATGTGCGTGCACAGCTCCGGCCGCCTGAACGCCTTCTCGTGCAGGGTCGACTCCTCCAGCACGCCGTCCACGAGCCGCCCCACCGCACCGCACGCGAGGTCCGAGCCGGTCTCCGCGAGCGTGTCCACGAGCCGCCGGTACGCGTCCGGTGGCACGACGTCGTCGCTGTCGGCGAAGGCCAGGTACGTGCCCCGGGCCTGCCTGAGCCCCGCGTTGCGGGCCGGCCCCGGCCCCAGGTTCCGCTGCCCGAGCAGGACGAAGCGGTCGTCCTGCGCGGCGAAGTCCTCGGCGATGCGCCGGCTGCCGTCCGAGGATCCGTCGTCGACCAGGACGACCTCGATGTCGTCCAGCGTCTGCGCGGCCAGCGACTTCAGGCATTCCGTGATGTACGGCTCCACGTTGTAGACCGGGACGACCACGCTGAGCAGGGGGATCATTCCGAATTGCTCCTTGGCTCTCGGGACGGGTTCAGGGGCAGCATGCCCCGGCCGCCCGGCGGATTCCGCAGCCCTGATCAGCTCTTTACCGGACGCATAATCCGCTACGTTGTGCAGTGAGTCGAGCACGAACAGTAGGGGGAGAGGTGCTGAGAAGCGTCCGGGACGACGATCTGCCGGTCATGCGCCGATGGCGCAACCATCCACGCGTGCGGGCAGCCAGCTTCACCACGCACGAGATCTCCGAGGACGAGCACGCCCGCTGGTGGGAGATCACCCGCGCCGACGCGCGCAAGCTTGTGCTGATCTACGACCACGAGGAGGGGGCCGCGGGCGTGGTCACCTACTCGGGCCTGTCGTCCGAGAGCGCCACCTGGGGCTTCTACCTCGACCTTGACGGGCTGGACCAGTCGGGGGCGCTGCTTCGGGTGTGGGTCGGCCTGGAGCGGGCGGCCATCGAGTACGCCTTCGGGCCGCTCGGGCTGACGACGCTCCGCGGCGAGGTGCTGGCCTGCAACGAGGCGGCCCGGCGGCTGCACAGGCGGTTCGGGTTCGTGGAGGCCGGGGCCTACCGGCGGGACGTCGACGGGGTGCCGCGAGACGTTGTGACCATCAGGCTCAGTAAGGAGCACGCATGATCTCCATCGGGGGGCGGGCGATCGGGGTCGACCAGCCGCCGTTCGTCGTCGCCGAGCTGTCCGGCAACCACAACGGGAGCCTGGAGCGGGCGCTGGCCATCGTGGACGCGGTGGCGGCCAGTGGGGCGCACGCGCTGAAGCTGCAGACCTACCGGCCCGACACGCTGACCATCGACTGCGACGGGCCCGCGTTCCGCGTGGGCGACGGGCACGAGCTGTGGGGCGGCGAGACCCTCTACCAGCTCTTCGAGCGCGCCCACACGCCCTGGGAGTGGCATGAGCCGATCTTCGAGCGGGCCCGCGAGCACGGGCTCATCGCGTTCTCCTCGCCCTTCGACCCCACGGCCGTCGAGTTCCTGGAAGGGCTGGGCGTGCCGGCGTACAAGATCGCCTCTTCGGAGATCGTGGACCTGCCGCTGATCCGGCTCGCGGCCGCCACCGGCAAGCCCCTGATCATCTCCACGGGGATGGCGGAGATGCGTGAGATCCAGGCCGCGCTGGGCGCCGCCCGCGAGGCGGGCTGCACCGAGCTCGCCGTGCTGT
The nucleotide sequence above comes from Nonomuraea helvata. Encoded proteins:
- a CDS encoding GNAT family N-acetyltransferase, coding for MLRSVRDDDLPVMRRWRNHPRVRAASFTTHEISEDEHARWWEITRADARKLVLIYDHEEGAAGVVTYSGLSSESATWGFYLDLDGLDQSGALLRVWVGLERAAIEYAFGPLGLTTLRGEVLACNEAARRLHRRFGFVEAGAYRRDVDGVPRDVVTIRLSKEHA
- a CDS encoding glycosyltransferase family 2 protein, whose protein sequence is MIPLLSVVVPVYNVEPYITECLKSLAAQTLDDIEVVLVDDGSSDGSRRIAEDFAAQDDRFVLLGQRNLGPGPARNAGLRQARGTYLAFADSDDVVPPDAYRRLVDTLAETGSDLACGAVGRLVDGVLEESTLHEKAFRRPELCTHITDKQVLVRDRTVWNKVYRRDFWERGGLAFAPGIYEDVPVAMQAHVLATSVDMIGDVVYHWRKRDAGETSITQRRAELPNLYERLAAIRSVRAFLDERAPELLDGFDALVLEKDIIFLFQALEACEESGPLLQLADAWLTTLSPRALATAPSLRRLELHLIRRGMVDELRQVREFRRACEDGTRIVPRGRRTTNWYGDYPFFRKRRRLRIPDEVFDARDEVRLVARVEECTWTGAEYHLRGQVAFHRVDRKVSKVDLWLSDGRRRVPLEVRRTGRHGMAATVDPERLQGGGPSWRLQVRGEVRGLVLKSWARDGDANSAWRLSVPGWSRSGMDMPQ
- the pseI gene encoding pseudaminic acid synthase; the protein is MISIGGRAIGVDQPPFVVAELSGNHNGSLERALAIVDAVAASGAHALKLQTYRPDTLTIDCDGPAFRVGDGHELWGGETLYQLFERAHTPWEWHEPIFERAREHGLIAFSSPFDPTAVEFLEGLGVPAYKIASSEIVDLPLIRLAAATGKPLIISTGMAEMREIQAALGAAREAGCTELAVLSCTASYPASPSESNLRSLPRLEALTGAVIGLSDHTPGIGVPLAAVALGARLIEKHVTLSRAEGGVDAAFSLEPAELAALVVESERAWQSLGGVGIGPRPSEQEGLRFRRSLYVVRDVRAGDEVSSENVRSIRPAGGLPPDAAREVIGRRFTCDVPAGTPLSWDLV